In a single window of the Silvimonas iriomotensis genome:
- a CDS encoding GGDEF domain-containing protein, whose translation MPLTGFHRLAMLLLLLLSVLLLAWQHWGMDRVLYIDARSGYPVSVISDGDGQKDPAGYSQASYQAQDHRMRMDCTLTTRYEWPYCELDVQLAKAPEGIDLAEYDRVDIKLDYQGPGRRQVRFLVRNFNPQYSKTDTPETWKNNLVSFTPKAGGEVISIPFDLFSVAEWWLDEHHIPLQQSAVDLHNVPMISVTTAGFKEPGLHRVSVDYIAFHGKWISREKLATLLVLCWIILSASALIQDQTRLHRSLAESRERERSLRDLADTLHLEKIQISEQAQRDPLTGIRNRAGVLEELLRASEQARHTGKPLAMVFVDIDHFKAVNDTHGHEVGDMVLKQFAQLLGTQIRTGDYLVRWGGEELVLFFPNATLETATSRAERMRQSLTEVIWPAGMRITASFGVTVMGSDEQIAQFIRRADDALYEAKRNGRNRVVSKAPGEASGPDNRTDQH comes from the coding sequence TGACGGGTTTTCATCGCCTTGCCATGCTGTTGCTGTTGCTGCTCTCTGTACTGCTGCTGGCCTGGCAGCATTGGGGCATGGATCGGGTACTTTATATTGATGCGCGCAGTGGCTACCCCGTCAGCGTGATCAGCGATGGTGATGGCCAGAAAGACCCGGCGGGTTACTCCCAGGCAAGTTATCAGGCACAAGACCACCGCATGCGCATGGATTGCACGCTGACCACGCGGTACGAGTGGCCGTATTGCGAGCTGGATGTGCAACTGGCCAAAGCCCCGGAAGGCATTGATCTGGCCGAGTACGACCGGGTGGATATCAAACTGGACTACCAGGGCCCGGGCCGCCGCCAGGTGCGCTTTCTGGTGCGCAATTTCAACCCGCAGTACAGCAAGACCGACACCCCGGAAACCTGGAAAAACAACCTTGTCAGCTTTACGCCCAAGGCCGGTGGCGAGGTGATCTCGATCCCGTTTGACCTGTTCAGCGTGGCCGAATGGTGGCTGGACGAACACCATATTCCGCTGCAACAAAGTGCGGTAGACCTGCACAACGTCCCCATGATCAGCGTGACCACTGCCGGCTTCAAAGAACCCGGCCTGCACCGCGTCAGCGTGGATTACATCGCCTTTCACGGCAAATGGATCAGCCGGGAAAAACTGGCCACCTTGCTGGTGCTGTGCTGGATCATCCTGTCGGCCAGCGCGCTGATCCAGGACCAGACGCGCCTGCACCGCAGCCTGGCGGAAAGCCGCGAACGCGAGCGCTCGCTGCGCGACCTGGCCGATACCTTGCACCTGGAAAAAATCCAGATCTCGGAACAGGCCCAGCGCGACCCGCTGACCGGCATCCGCAACCGCGCCGGCGTGCTGGAAGAATTGCTGCGCGCGTCTGAACAAGCCCGCCATACCGGCAAACCGCTGGCCATGGTGTTTGTCGATATCGACCACTTCAAGGCAGTGAACGACACCCACGGGCACGAGGTGGGCGACATGGTGCTCAAGCAGTTTGCGCAATTGCTGGGCACGCAGATCCGCACCGGGGATTACCTGGTCCGCTGGGGCGGCGAAGAACTGGTGCTGTTCTTCCCCAACGCCACCCTGGAGACCGCCACCAGCCGCGCCGAGCGCATGCGCCAGTCGCTGACGGAAGTCATCTGGCCGGCCGGCATGCGCATCACCGCCAGCTTTGGCGTCACCGTCATGGGCAGCGATGAACAGATCGCCCAGTTCATCCGCCGCGCCGACGACGCGCTATACGAAGCCAAACGCAATGGCCGCAACCGCGTGGTGAGCAAGGCGCCGGGCGAGGCCTCGGGCCCCGACAACCGCACGGACCAGCATTAG
- a CDS encoding GFA family protein, whose product MRGSCLCQAIEYEISQLDSPIEHCACDTCRKAHAAAFNTAAMVKHAHFRWIKGEDQLTAYESSPGKRRYFCARCGTHLIAQRDGRDALILRVATLDEDPHQAPEYVIWASHAVPWLAYDTPIPAYAQWQPGHN is encoded by the coding sequence ATGCGCGGTTCCTGTCTTTGCCAGGCCATTGAATACGAGATCAGCCAGCTCGACTCCCCCATCGAACACTGCGCCTGCGATACCTGCCGCAAAGCCCACGCGGCGGCGTTCAACACGGCGGCCATGGTCAAGCACGCGCACTTTCGCTGGATCAAGGGTGAGGATCAACTAACCGCGTATGAATCATCCCCGGGCAAGCGGCGCTATTTTTGCGCCCGCTGCGGCACGCACCTGATTGCGCAGCGTGACGGGCGCGATGCCCTCATCCTGCGTGTCGCCACGCTGGACGAAGACCCGCACCAGGCACCGGAGTACGTCATCTGGGCCAGCCACGCCGTACCGTGGCTGGCGTATGACACGCCTATCCCGGCCTATGCGCAATGGCAGCCGGGGCACAACTGA
- a CDS encoding peptidylprolyl isomerase — protein sequence MKPFRRSLLLSTLACLAFTLAHADPKPVNVTCATTRGDLDITVQPAWSPLGAARFLQMVDDGFFADVPLFRCVNNFICQFGAMPPHANAKTYGTIADDPRQPALRPFKRGYLSFAGAGANTRATQMFLTLGDNIGGLGEQPWETPFAQVTPASIQATMAHLNTGYGDMPPWGKGPDPQKIAAADGAAYLKQNFPQLDYIKSCKRR from the coding sequence ATGAAACCGTTTCGCCGCAGTCTGTTACTGAGCACGCTGGCCTGTCTGGCATTTACCCTGGCCCACGCCGACCCCAAACCCGTCAACGTGACCTGTGCCACCACCAGGGGAGATCTGGATATCACCGTGCAACCCGCCTGGTCGCCCCTGGGCGCGGCGCGGTTTTTGCAGATGGTGGATGACGGCTTTTTTGCCGACGTGCCGCTGTTCCGTTGCGTGAACAACTTTATCTGCCAGTTCGGCGCCATGCCGCCGCACGCCAATGCCAAAACCTACGGCACCATTGCCGACGACCCCAGGCAGCCTGCGCTGCGGCCATTCAAGCGCGGTTATCTGAGTTTTGCCGGGGCAGGGGCCAATACCCGCGCCACGCAGATGTTCCTCACACTGGGCGACAACATCGGCGGCCTGGGCGAACAACCGTGGGAAACCCCGTTTGCCCAGGTCACGCCCGCCAGCATCCAGGCAACGATGGCGCATCTGAATACCGGATACGGCGACATGCCGCCGTGGGGCAAGGGGCCTGATCCGCAGAAGATTGCAGCGGCCGATGGCGCGGCTTACCTCAAGCAGAATTTCCCGCAGCTCGATTACATCAAGAGCTGCAAGCGGCGTTGA
- a CDS encoding DUF2252 domain-containing protein, translating into MSKRLSCLALLLSLACASTFAATSRASWVVNDVYNYNHPYAATDSTDLATKMSTMNSSAFYFYRGTADIFYHDMTTLPASAYTSASTAYTWLCGDAHIANFGAWQDSSNKAVFGVNDYDQGYLGQYVWDLRRAAVSMVLAGRENGIADKDITTGINTFVSAYLAQLGKFNGTTTEKSFQLTTSNTSSVIKDVISDSAGDKRSDLLSKYTSTSGSKRTFQTTSQLVAVNSSTYSAITAAVASYVQTISSSKQYAASFYTVKDIRQKLGSGTGSLGRYRYYVLIEGASTSTSDDVILELKQEAPSDVSIADPAQMGTGDYANNEGNRVARSAKALVLNADVLVGYTTINGIPFYVHEKSPFAEDFDYTDLSSSSKFNTAMTYVGQALASAHALADQDYDATVVPYQIETEILNAVTSQSGLQSEISTFAFSYADQVNLDWQAFQAAYKAGTPLY; encoded by the coding sequence ATGTCAAAACGCTTGTCTTGTCTTGCGCTGTTGCTGTCCCTTGCTTGCGCCTCCACCTTCGCCGCCACCTCCCGCGCCAGTTGGGTGGTGAACGATGTCTATAACTACAACCACCCGTATGCCGCGACCGACAGCACTGATCTGGCGACCAAGATGTCGACCATGAACAGCAGCGCGTTCTATTTCTACCGCGGCACGGCAGACATTTTCTATCACGACATGACCACCCTGCCTGCCTCGGCCTATACCAGCGCCTCGACGGCGTATACCTGGTTGTGCGGTGATGCGCACATCGCCAACTTTGGCGCGTGGCAAGACAGCAGCAACAAGGCCGTGTTCGGTGTGAACGATTACGACCAGGGCTACCTGGGCCAATACGTGTGGGACCTGCGCCGCGCGGCGGTGAGCATGGTGCTGGCCGGCCGTGAAAACGGCATCGCCGACAAGGACATCACCACCGGGATCAACACCTTTGTCAGCGCCTATCTGGCCCAATTGGGCAAGTTCAACGGCACGACAACCGAGAAGAGCTTCCAGCTGACCACCAGCAATACCAGCAGCGTGATCAAGGATGTGATCTCTGATTCGGCCGGCGACAAGCGCTCTGATCTGTTGTCCAAATACACCAGCACCAGCGGCAGCAAGCGCACCTTCCAGACCACCTCGCAACTGGTTGCGGTGAATTCCAGCACCTACTCGGCCATCACCGCAGCGGTGGCCAGCTATGTGCAGACCATTTCTTCGTCCAAGCAATACGCCGCCAGCTTTTACACGGTGAAAGACATCCGCCAGAAGCTGGGTTCGGGCACCGGCAGCCTGGGCCGTTATCGCTACTACGTGCTGATCGAAGGGGCCTCCACGTCGACTTCTGACGACGTGATCCTGGAGCTCAAGCAAGAAGCCCCGAGCGATGTCTCGATTGCAGACCCGGCCCAGATGGGCACTGGCGACTACGCCAACAACGAAGGTAATCGCGTGGCCCGCTCGGCCAAGGCACTGGTGCTGAACGCCGACGTGCTGGTGGGTTACACCACCATCAACGGCATCCCGTTCTATGTGCATGAGAAGTCCCCGTTTGCCGAAGACTTCGATTACACCGATCTCTCCAGCAGCAGCAAATTCAACACCGCCATGACCTATGTCGGCCAGGCGCTGGCTTCTGCCCATGCATTGGCCGATCAGGATTACGACGCCACCGTGGTGCCGTACCAGATCGAGACGGAAATCCTGAACGCCGTGACCAGCCAGAGCGGTCTGCAAAGCGAAATCTCTACCTTTGCATTCAGCTATGCCGATCAGGTCAACCTGGACTGGCAAGCCTTCCAGGCCGCGTACAAGGCCGGTACGCCGCTGTACTAA
- a CDS encoding TetR/AcrR family transcriptional regulator, producing the protein MEPKPGRKQQSHQRIVDVAARAIRRAGYNGVGVADIMKEAGLTHGGFYAHFPSRDALLVEATQAASRQSIANISAGLEQGRQQGLSPLAALIESYLSDQHLADTECGCPVAALGSEMPRQSDIVRDAARERVQALIGGVGKVLPQDRASQAAVLAGTLVGTLQLARTLGDNEAGKAILASARATLRAQYDDADVANAISSPASTPTH; encoded by the coding sequence ATGGAACCCAAACCCGGCCGCAAGCAGCAAAGCCATCAGCGCATTGTCGATGTCGCCGCACGCGCCATTCGCCGCGCCGGTTACAACGGCGTGGGCGTGGCCGACATCATGAAAGAAGCCGGCCTGACCCATGGCGGCTTTTATGCCCACTTTCCTTCGCGCGATGCCCTGCTGGTCGAAGCCACGCAAGCGGCATCCCGGCAAAGCATTGCCAATATCAGCGCCGGACTGGAACAAGGCCGCCAGCAAGGTCTGAGCCCGCTGGCCGCGCTGATTGAGTCGTATCTGTCTGACCAGCATCTGGCCGATACCGAGTGCGGCTGTCCGGTGGCTGCACTGGGTTCGGAAATGCCGCGCCAGTCCGACATCGTGCGTGACGCAGCACGCGAGCGGGTGCAGGCCTTGATTGGCGGCGTCGGCAAGGTCTTGCCGCAAGACCGCGCCAGCCAGGCCGCCGTGCTGGCCGGTACTCTGGTGGGCACGTTGCAACTGGCGCGCACCCTGGGTGATAACGAGGCCGGCAAGGCCATACTGGCCAGTGCCCGCGCCACATTGCGGGCCCAGTACGATGACGCGGATGTAGCCAACGCAATCTCTTCGCCTGCCTCGACGCCCACGCACTGA
- a CDS encoding SDR family oxidoreductase: protein MKLENAVVLVTGANRGIGLAFAKAALARGARKVYAAARDPASITLEGVIPVKLDVTSDSDVAALAAELKDVTVLINNAGIAQMNGFLDDNAMESARAQMETNYFGPLRLARAFAGTLAHHGGGAILNVLSVVSWISSPMMGGYSASKSAAWSLTNGLRHALRAQGTQVVGLHMGYVDTDLTQGIDAPKTSAEVIVTRALDALEAGEDEALGDEITAQVKAGLSATPGIYTVDMRPAADHN from the coding sequence ATGAAACTCGAAAACGCAGTGGTACTGGTGACGGGCGCCAACCGGGGCATCGGTCTGGCTTTTGCCAAGGCAGCGCTGGCCCGTGGCGCACGCAAGGTGTATGCCGCCGCACGCGACCCTGCCAGCATCACGCTGGAAGGCGTCATCCCGGTCAAGCTGGACGTCACCAGCGATAGCGACGTCGCCGCGCTGGCAGCAGAACTCAAAGACGTGACGGTGCTGATCAACAACGCCGGCATTGCGCAAATGAACGGTTTTCTGGATGACAACGCCATGGAATCTGCCCGCGCGCAGATGGAAACCAACTACTTCGGGCCGCTGCGCCTGGCACGCGCTTTTGCCGGCACCCTGGCGCACCATGGCGGCGGCGCCATCCTGAATGTCCTGTCGGTGGTGTCGTGGATCAGCTCGCCCATGATGGGCGGCTACAGCGCCAGCAAGTCTGCCGCGTGGAGCCTCACCAACGGCCTGCGACATGCCCTGCGCGCCCAGGGCACGCAAGTGGTCGGCCTGCATATGGGTTATGTGGATACCGATCTGACACAAGGTATTGATGCGCCCAAGACCTCGGCAGAGGTGATCGTGACCCGCGCGCTGGATGCGCTGGAAGCGGGTGAAGACGAAGCGCTGGGCGACGAGATCACCGCCCAGGTCAAAGCCGGTTTGTCGGCCACGCCGGGTATCTATACGGTTGATATGCGGCCTGCCGCTGATCACAACTGA
- a CDS encoding methyl-accepting chemotaxis protein encodes MLRSVRGKILVCYLVAASLVAAAAFIGIAGMQSSVRRYENDVKQLQDAQVQVLSMQVTFKIQVQEWKDTLLRGAKPEKLDQYWNAFLKDEAAVQQTADHLQQILPPGASADLVRQFRDAHQKLGEGYRKGLEAFKAAGFQSAAGDAAVAGIDREPTRMLTDAVARISDDSTAIEAQAHSMAERQFTLSMVGMVIAIVAGLSGFYWLATRTVTGPLAEVADKVQIITRDNDFTSRVKVKSEDEIGVLGTALNSCLDHVQKALVRMNTVSNELSASATALNGASQQLANSTELQNQNTGSIAAAVEQIAVSLAHTSTEAQEAHGLSKDAGDKSGQSAEEFQRTETSITSIAGLIEEAARDVDLLGKASSEISGVLDVIKGLASQTNLLALNAAIEAARAGEQGRGFAVVADEVRKLAEHTSNSTNQIQTTIADIQHSVGRVVTQMEVVVGRVDECRSQAANAASVVQQLREASSRIEAAMGEVALAVREQSIANESISQNVEHLAQSSEHNGAATRTAADQATAVNGLAGQLREIVAEFRI; translated from the coding sequence ATGTTGCGAAGTGTTCGGGGCAAGATTCTGGTGTGCTATCTGGTGGCCGCCAGTCTGGTAGCCGCAGCGGCATTTATCGGGATTGCCGGCATGCAATCGAGCGTGCGTCGTTATGAAAACGACGTGAAACAGTTGCAGGACGCCCAGGTTCAGGTGTTGTCCATGCAAGTGACGTTCAAGATTCAGGTGCAAGAGTGGAAAGACACGCTCTTGCGCGGCGCCAAGCCGGAAAAACTGGATCAATACTGGAACGCCTTCCTCAAAGATGAAGCCGCCGTGCAGCAAACGGCCGATCATCTGCAACAGATTCTGCCACCCGGCGCCAGCGCGGATCTGGTCCGCCAGTTCCGTGATGCGCACCAGAAACTGGGCGAGGGCTACCGCAAGGGGCTGGAGGCATTCAAGGCAGCTGGCTTTCAGTCAGCCGCCGGTGATGCCGCTGTCGCCGGGATCGACCGCGAACCGACCCGCATGCTGACTGATGCGGTCGCCCGCATCAGTGATGACTCCACCGCCATTGAAGCGCAAGCGCACAGCATGGCCGAGCGCCAGTTCACCTTGAGCATGGTGGGCATGGTGATTGCCATTGTGGCGGGTTTGTCCGGCTTTTACTGGCTGGCCACCCGCACCGTGACCGGCCCGCTGGCTGAGGTGGCGGACAAGGTGCAGATCATTACCCGCGACAACGACTTTACCTCCCGCGTGAAAGTGAAATCCGAAGACGAGATCGGGGTGCTGGGTACGGCGCTGAACTCGTGTCTGGATCACGTGCAAAAAGCCCTGGTGCGCATGAATACGGTGTCCAACGAGTTGTCCGCCAGCGCCACGGCATTGAACGGGGCGTCGCAGCAACTGGCCAACAGCACTGAACTGCAGAACCAGAACACCGGCAGTATTGCCGCGGCGGTCGAGCAGATTGCCGTGAGCCTGGCGCACACGTCTACCGAAGCGCAGGAAGCGCACGGTCTGTCCAAAGACGCCGGCGACAAGAGCGGGCAGAGTGCCGAGGAATTCCAGCGCACAGAAACCAGCATTACCTCGATTGCTGGGCTGATTGAAGAAGCCGCGCGGGATGTAGACCTGCTGGGTAAGGCATCCAGCGAAATCTCCGGCGTGCTGGATGTGATCAAGGGTCTGGCATCGCAAACCAACCTGCTGGCGCTCAACGCTGCCATTGAGGCTGCCCGGGCCGGCGAGCAAGGCCGGGGCTTTGCGGTGGTGGCCGACGAGGTACGCAAACTGGCGGAACATACCTCCAACTCGACCAACCAGATCCAGACGACAATCGCCGACATTCAGCACAGTGTGGGCCGTGTGGTGACGCAGATGGAAGTGGTGGTGGGGCGCGTGGACGAGTGCCGCAGCCAGGCCGCCAATGCCGCCAGCGTGGTCCAGCAACTGCGTGAGGCCAGCAGCCGGATTGAAGCGGCCATGGGTGAAGTGGCGCTGGCCGTGCGCGAGCAAAGCATTGCCAACGAATCCATCTCGCAAAATGTCGAGCATCTGGCGCAAAGCAGCGAACACAACGGGGCTGCCACCCGGACCGCCGCCGACCAGGCGACCGCCGTCAACGGTCTGGCCGGGCAACTGCGCGAAATCGTGGCGGAATTCCGGATCTAG
- a CDS encoding HD-GYP domain-containing protein → MIRKISIDQLTTGMYIHDLNLAWFDHPFVRNQFMLETLDDLAQIRATGLKELYIDAARGCDVTEAPTLEEVQATTEATLLEALSRQVKPEIELRPASLRDEAVRAASIHKQADKAVRKVMQDVRLGRMVEIAEVEDVVDAIAGTIERNASAMLGILCIKNKNEYTFLHSVAVGTLMIAFAKSLGMDADTVRSAGVAGLLHDTGKMCVPDDILNKPGRLSEEEFNVMKSHPLEGWEVLRQLDGIDPVALEVTLHHHERLDGTGYPHKLKGDEIGQITRMASIVDVYDAITSDRVYHKGLPAAQVLRKLWEWSPNHFDPQLVQHFIRTVGIYPVGSLLRLHSGRLAIVVEANAAAPLLPRLKAVFSLRTNSYIQPVDIDMAWEAQRGGDRVVGVESPEQYRIDIGRFLLAR, encoded by the coding sequence ATGATCCGCAAAATCAGTATCGATCAACTTACCACCGGGATGTACATTCACGACCTGAATCTGGCGTGGTTTGATCATCCGTTCGTTCGCAACCAGTTCATGCTCGAAACGCTGGACGATCTGGCGCAGATTCGCGCAACCGGTCTCAAAGAGTTGTATATCGACGCCGCCCGCGGCTGCGATGTGACCGAAGCGCCGACGCTGGAAGAAGTGCAGGCCACCACCGAAGCGACCTTGCTCGAAGCGCTGTCCAGACAGGTCAAGCCGGAAATCGAACTGCGTCCGGCCTCGCTGCGCGATGAGGCCGTGCGCGCGGCCAGCATTCACAAGCAAGCCGACAAGGCCGTGCGCAAGGTGATGCAGGACGTGCGCCTGGGCCGCATGGTCGAGATTGCCGAGGTGGAAGACGTGGTGGATGCCATTGCCGGCACCATCGAGCGCAATGCCAGCGCCATGCTGGGTATTTTGTGCATCAAGAACAAGAACGAATACACCTTCCTGCATTCAGTGGCCGTCGGCACCTTGATGATTGCCTTTGCCAAAAGCCTGGGGATGGATGCCGACACCGTGCGCAGCGCCGGCGTAGCGGGTTTGCTGCACGACACCGGCAAAATGTGCGTGCCCGATGACATCCTGAACAAACCCGGGCGCTTGAGCGAAGAAGAATTCAATGTCATGAAAAGCCACCCGCTGGAAGGCTGGGAGGTGCTGCGGCAACTGGATGGCATTGATCCGGTCGCGCTTGAGGTGACCCTGCATCATCACGAACGGCTGGACGGCACCGGTTACCCGCACAAGCTCAAGGGCGATGAGATCGGCCAGATTACGCGCATGGCGTCGATCGTGGATGTCTACGACGCCATTACCTCTGACCGGGTTTATCACAAGGGGCTGCCCGCAGCGCAAGTGCTGCGCAAACTGTGGGAATGGAGCCCGAATCATTTTGACCCGCAACTGGTGCAGCACTTTATCCGCACGGTGGGGATTTACCCGGTGGGTTCACTGCTGCGGCTGCATTCCGGACGGCTGGCCATTGTGGTGGAAGCCAATGCTGCGGCGCCGTTGCTGCCGCGCTTGAAGGCGGTGTTTTCATTGCGTACCAACAGCTATATCCAGCCGGTCGACATCGACATGGCATGGGAAGCGCAGCGCGGTGGCGATCGGGTAGTGGGGGTGGAATCGCCAGAGCAATACCGGATTGATATCGGCCGGTTCTTGCTTGCACGCTAG
- a CDS encoding nuclear transport factor 2 family protein — MLDAAIATRLIELETALHQPATRQDAAQVSALLADDFCEIGYSGRLYDRAIVLAALAAEPAAPATSVYADQFVLTLLAPGLVLLTYRSATLESDGALIRHALRSSVWRQRAAHWQMVFHQGTPTAPFQADLPAG; from the coding sequence ATGCTTGATGCTGCCATTGCCACCCGCCTGATCGAACTCGAAACCGCCCTGCATCAGCCTGCGACGCGGCAAGACGCCGCGCAGGTGAGCGCGCTGCTGGCCGATGACTTTTGCGAGATCGGCTACAGCGGCCGCCTGTATGACCGGGCCATCGTGCTGGCCGCGCTGGCTGCAGAACCCGCTGCGCCGGCAACCAGTGTTTATGCCGATCAGTTTGTGCTCACGCTGCTGGCGCCCGGCCTTGTGCTACTGACCTACCGTTCTGCCACGCTGGAAAGCGACGGCGCCCTGATCCGCCACGCACTGCGTAGTTCGGTATGGCGTCAGCGCGCGGCACACTGGCAGATGGTCTTTCATCAGGGCACGCCCACCGCGCCATTTCAGGCTGATCTTCCGGCTGGCTGA
- the fliJ gene encoding flagellar export protein FliJ — MAQFRFAFLLTLSREQREEAARLMQSAAARTETARQKLIQVEDYRSEYRARLTQSGQGGMTVTQWRDFQLFLGRLDEAAAQQMAEVERLQREYDKLKGAWQECEKKVKAFETLETRHNQNEIKREARQEQKLVDEFNMRPRSDRAM, encoded by the coding sequence GTGGCACAGTTTCGTTTTGCCTTTTTGTTGACGCTTAGCCGTGAACAACGTGAGGAAGCGGCCAGGCTCATGCAAAGTGCCGCGGCCAGAACAGAAACGGCGCGGCAAAAACTGATCCAGGTTGAGGACTACCGCTCGGAATACCGCGCGCGGTTGACGCAGTCCGGCCAGGGCGGCATGACCGTAACCCAATGGCGCGATTTCCAGCTGTTCCTGGGGCGGCTGGATGAAGCCGCCGCCCAGCAGATGGCCGAGGTCGAACGCCTGCAGCGCGAGTACGACAAACTCAAGGGCGCCTGGCAGGAGTGCGAGAAAAAGGTCAAAGCCTTTGAAACACTGGAAACCCGTCACAACCAGAACGAGATCAAACGTGAAGCCAGGCAAGAACAAAAGCTGGTGGATGAATTCAACATGCGCCCGCGCAGTGATCGCGCCATGTAG